One window of the Procambarus clarkii isolate CNS0578487 chromosome 27, FALCON_Pclarkii_2.0, whole genome shotgun sequence genome contains the following:
- the LOC138369195 gene encoding uncharacterized protein: protein MAECYTVVISQSYTVVISQSYTVVISQSYTVVISQSYTVVISQSYTVVISQSYTVVISQSYTVVVSQSYTVVVSQSYTVAVSQNYTVVISQSYTVDISQSYTVDISQSYTVLIFQSNTVVVSQSNTVVISQSYSVVIPQSNTVLSFSSCVTKSDRYTIMSP, encoded by the exons ATGGCTGAATG TTACACTGTTGTTATATCTCAGAGTTACACTGTTGTTATATCTCAGAGTTACACTGTTGTTATATCTCAGAGTTACACTGTTGTTATATCTCAGAGTTACACTGTTGTTATATCTCAGAGTTACACTGTTGTTATATCTCAAAGTTACACTGTTGTTATATCTCAGAGTTACACTGTTGTTGTATCTCAGAGTTACACTGTTGTTGTATCTCAAAGTTACACTGTTGCTGTGTCTCAAAATTACACTGTTGTTATATCTCAAAGTTACACTGTTGATATATCTCAAAGTTACACTGTCGATATATCTCAAAGTTACACTGTTCTTATATTTCAGAGTAACACTGTTGTTGTGTCTCAGAGTAACACTGTTGTTATATCTCAGAGTTACAGTGTTGTTATACCTCAAAGTAACACTGTATTGTCATTCTCATCCTGTGTCACTAAAAGTGATCGTTACACAATAATGAGCCCGTGA